gaCATGAATTGAGATATTtcaacaaaacttattttttggaTTAATCAGAAATAAGAGAAAATGCTTTTAGAAACATATTTGAGCAACCATTACCGAAGATATTTGCGAAACACAAAATAAAGTCAatgtaaaaattcaaattttaaaatttaatcagaAATATCTTTTAAACTGTAAGAGACAACTTAGAGAAGTAAACATGAATTTCATTACCTTTCCACTTGCTTTAAAACAAAGTATCATTCATTGAAATCTGTCCATATTTGTTCAGGTTACATGCTAAGCAAAGTTTTCTTCATCAAAGGTGGACGATTTTgacacaaatttaattttcttgaagcaacattttttaatcggACCGGAATGTACATGCTgagcaaagtttttttttttttgtaatttttaggtTCTAAACTATCAAATAGTTGTATCTAGGGAGCCTTACCTTTACATGTCCATCTCGCTTGAGGATAACCATATTGTTTTCTAAAGTAACATCTTCTTGAATAGTCAGGATAACTGGGATATAATGGATATTTGGGGGCTGGagttgtggtttttgtaaaggGTGAATCTGTGGTTGGATAATATGGAAAATCATTTCGTTTTGTAGTAGTTGGTGCCAAAGTGGTTGTAGTAGTGGTAGTTGTGGTTTCTGGGGTTGTAGTTGGCTCTTCTGTAGTTGTGGTAGTTGGCTCTTCTGTTGTTGTAGTTGGCTCCTCTGTAGTTGTAGTAGTGGCTTCCGTAGTTGTTGTAGCGGCTTCCGTAGTTGTTGTAGTAGCTTCAGTAGTTGTTGTAGCGGCTTCCGTAGTTGTTGTAGGGGCTTCGGTAGTTGTTGTAGCGACTTCCGTGGTTGTTGTAGGTGCTTCGGTAGTTATTGGCTCAGGAGTTGTGGGTGGTCTAGTTGATAGGTCCCAATCCGGTGGTGGTACATCTTGTGTTAGCACCGCCACCACCAATAGAGTTaggattattaaatatttaaactaaaaaaattaaatgtattaattttttatttgttaccaTTTAAACTTCTTCTATTTAATCTCATTATTTAccatagtttatttatttatttatatcttattttattttttaaataccacaattattattattttttcttctctGTAATAGTTACTGTAGTGTTTTCTTTGGCGCGTTTCGTTTCAAActgaaaacattttcatttgtttatgcCTTTCAAAGTGCACGAGAAGCTTAgtcgttttgttttttcgtaCTTCGATTATATTTTCGGAGAATCGCAAGTGAAATAGGAACAATTAAGCAGATCAGTTTATTTACTTTAGGGGGGAAAATGGCGGGGACTTAATGCCAGTGGACAAAACTTACGTAGGtgataaatttatatgttttctCCTACCAAAAGCTGGAACTTGAgatagtttaataaaatttaaaaaaaaaaattataaaatcattcCAAAAACCGGTCAATCGATTTTTTCATTATTGTAAACTCATCcgattttttgacaaaccggttttttttaaagaaaatatattttctaaagcttatTTGAGTGCcagccgttttttttttttagattttaaagagtgccgggtggaatattgtgacatgacactaggcctaaaagttaagtgctgaaaatttgagccaaatcggacatcGATTTCTGGACTCGCATCGAGGTCAAacttcagatatatgcaaaattttactatttatatgaaataaataggtgaaactcgttaactttctgcattgttttctagaaatatgtagatttttatattaatgaatattacattattacaaaatgacccaaaaactgtattagcgccagtttttgtaaaaatgtttgctaccaaataaatacttttcaattgaatgtaaaagaatcgaaatgtgtacgtaattatcgttgtaatgaggtataaatgataaaatttgattaaaaaattttaaagttattacaaattcgccagaccattaacgtgtctcagacgTTAATCCTTAAaacgtgaaggtcaaaggtcaaatttttcactatttggaatttctaatgaaaagatagcgaaatgtaaattatttttgggacgattttgatgaaacttaagaaaaatataacatgaagtctagtatttataacaaCAGCAccaaaatggaaattaaaccTTAATgacacttggggtccaaattaccctcaacttttaaaatcacgaaaaacacagccattttgaccccaagtgctcttgaaggttaaaatccattgttgcactgttgttgtaaaggTTAGAcccgaatgtatatttttctcaagtttcattaaaatcggcccaaaatatataacatttcgccatcttttcattagaattccaaatattgaaaaaatttgacttttgaccttcacgatttaagggttaacgttttccgattttagtaaaagattcagactatatttaaaattacctggactataatattctgaacaggttttacttaaaattaataacagtaagaaaattgggcacattcgccaaaatatggacaaaaacttagtttttcttgaaaatcgcaaaatttaaatcgaaggtacggaaaaactgtaagaggcattaacataattttttcatatttttattcccaattatgatatcaataaatcccaaagtgatgatcaaaaaattctgaaatttgtttaacaaaatttttaaaaatttgaaaatggagattcgaaacaaccgttaaaaaaaataattttttttgggtcgatctgcgaataggttaacggtatcctactaagacaaaaactcatacacaagtaaatactgatatattttaaataaaaattagcttttattttaatttttcttgaaatatgttaactttttttcttaaatttcttgttgaagtggcctgaaacaagttaatggtctggcgaattacaaaatttcttaaaataatacccaaagtcttctaaaatattcaaatttgcgAGGttatattggatgtatgacataaaaatacggaattttttaaaattgtttggttttattttgaaagatttgtacaaatttattcaaattatttgtcattggtagctatgaccttttcccatctttctgacaaaaTATGGATTTCTAGCCAAAAGAAGTGTTCgtcttttgaagccaagaacgaatcaagccaatatcggatacatTGTTCCAatgtgaagcatatcccagaaagagcgttctgcatcaatcgaaacaaatagttgtataagacttcattataaatactttttaacaggtattgcaacatgtggccgaaatttgtcatggtggaatattacagtttcatgtctggccgcatattctggtagtttatcggccaatgctcgcttcaaacgaatcagttgctttacgtacagattccctgtgattGTCAGGCCAGATTTTAGCAGTTCATAGTAGATAGGACCCTGAGCGCCATTTAGctgtggtgtcgattcggctggttgggaTGGCTtgacatacgatctcttacgcttcgggttatcgtaatggatccatttttcatcgcaagttttatataatagcgttcaagcatcatttcggacatgcaaaatcgtctttcaaggtctttcggcttcaattcattTGGTAGCCAATTTCACTGTTCTTGGATGAATCCGGCTGCTCGCAAAGTATTTGAAGTTGCTGCTTGAgttgctcccaatgatttagcaagctcttgttgagttttacaacaatttttatggagcaatgcctccaattcttggtcttcaaacctttttggctggcctgggcgttctttgtcttccgtgtcaaaatcaccacttctgaaccccataaaccatctctcgcatgttgaaaccgatagaAAACATCCATCATacgctttggtgagcaataggTTTTGCGTTAAAGAAGTACAGCTAAACATCCCGCATATtcgcagcaaaaaaaaaaaacactatagggttcaataactaagtgaagagagttctcgaccgatcttgttgaaaaattgtgtctgagttactatcccataggtctaaccttggtccaaatttcatgccgatcggaagacatcgatttcaaaagttgattcacttgacatgaaatccatCCCCCCTATGTATTGAGAATTTCTAATAATATAGGTGTATGACTTATAAATGCGAGATTTCCgcgatttttaataacttatatgtcattttgaagtttcaaaaattttaaatttttttttcgaaagatttaagaaatagctatctaaactatttgggatacattttgctaagaacaataggtaataagtttccggtttggccaaaatgtcaaatttgtaccccctctaactcagagagttcttgaccgatcttgttggaGTAACCTTGGTCCAAacattccgatcggaagacatcgacttcagaagttggttcacttgacatgaaattcccatATGTAAACAGTGGGTATACCAATACAGACATTTTAACGTTTTGTATTAAACCTGTAATAAAACTactaattttttccaaaatatccaAATAGATCTGGATATTCTTAATCCTTGAGATTGTTATTGAAATGTACTCATTTATCGCCACTTTCcctcatatatatattttgtactatttattatttattttatttttcattcatatatttatttatttgtattaattctACTGATAATTTCTTAGTGTTACGTATAAATTTCAACAACAAATACTATGAGACATTTAACAATGATCGCTATGATGGTATTTACAAAATACAGCCAGCCTGCCTGCCTGCCAATA
The nucleotide sequence above comes from Calliphora vicina chromosome 1, idCalVici1.1, whole genome shotgun sequence. Encoded proteins:
- the LOC135956912 gene encoding integumentary mucin C.1-like; protein product: MFKYLIILTLLVVAVLTQDVPPPDWDLSTRPPTTPEPITTEAPTTTTEVATTTTEAPTTTTEAATTTTEATTTTTEAATTTTEATTTTTEEPTTTTEEPTTTTTEEPTTTPETTTTTTTTTLAPTTTKRNDFPYYPTTDSPFTKTTTPAPKYPLYPSYPDYSRRCYFRKQYGYPQARWTCKGLKYFYTFECLKCCRYEFSQFAGCYKVHGHYCNIVNHHHHNHHYGFYKR